ATTGCTGGAGAGAAACCGATGATCGCATCACGACCGATTGAGCCTGCCACCGCCTCGCGCGTCGCGGCCAGCACGCGTAACCCCGCCCTTAAGCGGGTAACCGGTGAGCAGCGTGAAGTCACCCGGCGCAACACCTATGCGCTGCGCGTTCGCGGTCATCGCATGCAGCAGTACAATCTGTTTGACGGCGACGTGATCGTGATTCACCGCCAGCAGCGCGGTGGCCACCGGGAAATCGCCACCGCGACGATCAACCAGCGCGAAATCGCCCTCAAGGAGCTGTCGATCAGCCGGCTTGGCCTGCGCCTGTGCGCCGAAGGCGAGGCGATGCCGACGGTTTTCCTGCATAATAGCGATATACAGGTGCTGGGCATGGTGATGGGCGTTGAAAGCCCCGCCGCAACCACTCGGCGCCACTAACCGTTTCAGGGAGCCCCGCTTGCGCTACCGAGCCCCCGACCTTGCGCTCGACACCCGTTTTGAAGCCGAGCTTGTCATCGAGAAAAGCCAGTTCATCGCCTGGCTTTGCCACGCGCCGACGCCAGAGGCCTTCGAGACGCTTTTAAAAGCGGCGCGGTCGGCGCACCCAAGCGCCAGCCACCACTGCAGCGCCTTCATTGCCGGCCCGCCCGGCGAGCAGACCCATATCGGATTTTCTGACGACGGCGAGCCCGGCGGCACCGCGGGGCGGCCGATGTTTCAGGCACTTTCGGGAAGCGGGCTCGGTGAAATCGGCTGCGTGGTCATCCGCTACTTCGGCGGCACCAAACTCGGCACCGGCGGGCTGGCCCGTGCCTATGCTCAGTCGGTGAATAAAGCCCT
The window above is part of the Halomonas sp. GD1P12 genome. Proteins encoded here:
- a CDS encoding LexA family protein is translated as MIASRPIEPATASRVAASTRNPALKRVTGEQREVTRRNTYALRVRGHRMQQYNLFDGDVIVIHRQQRGGHREIATATINQREIALKELSISRLGLRLCAEGEAMPTVFLHNSDIQVLGMVMGVESPAATTRRH
- a CDS encoding IMPACT family protein is translated as MRYRAPDLALDTRFEAELVIEKSQFIAWLCHAPTPEAFETLLKAARSAHPSASHHCSAFIAGPPGEQTHIGFSDDGEPGGTAGRPMFQALSGSGLGEIGCVVIRYFGGTKLGTGGLARAYAQSVNKALETLPTREIVERTSYRVKVDFAQEAQARAYFDEQSAPITGADYDGQGVTLTVAWPTDEPADFTVLESRLKSALDIQRVKT